In Mesoplasma florum L1, the DNA window GGAACACGCAATGCCACCAACTGCAGGTATCGGATTTGGAATTGATCGTTTAGTTATGTTATTAACAAATTCTGAATCAATTAAGGATGTATTATTATTCCCACAGTTAAAACCAAGAGATTAATATGTTAAAAAACAAACCTTAATGGTTTGTTTTCTTTATGCATTGGCTATACTGTTAGCTTCTTCGTCTAATATTAAGGTAAAGAAAGGATGTAGTGTTAATATTGAAGAAGGAACTTTTTCAATAACTGGACCATTAACAATTTGATCAATAACCTCAGCTTTGCCTTTTCCATTTGCAATCATAATAATATTTCTTGCAGCCATAATATCTCTAGGTCCCATTGTTACAAACTGATCATGAAATAAGTTTAGGTCTAGTTTAGGAACGCTAATATTTCCTTCTAAGTCAATATTATTTATAAGTCTTGTTTTGTCACCAAATTTTGTAACACCAGACATGTTTCCACAAAAATGACCATCTATACCAATTCCCAAAAGAACGACATCTAGACCACCATCTTTGTATAATTGATCTATATATTCTTTATAATTTAGAACATTTAGTCTATGAATATTTTTTTGTTTAATTTTTGCTTTGCTAAAAAGCAATTCTTCTAAATCTTTACTGGTAATACCTGTTGAAAGGTCATTTCTAAAAGGCACTTCATCAAAG includes these proteins:
- a CDS encoding glucosamine-6-phosphate deaminase; the encoded protein is MKIIKTKDYESMTDKTIEAFMEILEKNKHKERINVSVTGGNSPKLFYSKIISILNELAYLDKIHFYNFDEVPFRNDLSTGITSKDLEELLFSKAKIKQKNIHRLNVLNYKEYIDQLYKDGGLDVVLLGIGIDGHFCGNMSGVTKFGDKTRLINNIDLEGNISVPKLDLNLFHDQFVTMGPRDIMAARNIIMIANGKGKAEVIDQIVNGPVIEKVPSSILTLHPFFTLILDEEANSIANA